A single genomic interval of Lucilia cuprina isolate Lc7/37 chromosome 2, ASM2204524v1, whole genome shotgun sequence harbors:
- the LOC124418866 gene encoding E3 SUMO-protein ligase ZBED1-like — translation MPETYKQIKQKVYDEIQKADWVTDIWTNLSKSCSLLSFTAHFILGSKRLKYILGASVLEEDHTGSYICEKLEAVIEEFKLENKIHIGISNNAKNMTFAMKIADFPSFGCMAHTIHLIVQESLAPYQEIKTKCRSIVGHFKRSEQAYRKLKKNKKNAPCHCINLYRMLIQGVQINK, via the exons ATGCCGGAAacttacaaacaaattaaacagaAGGTGTACGATGAAATACAAAAGGCGGATTGGGTTACAGATATTTGGACAAACCTATCGAAAAGCTGCTCTTTACTTAGCTTTACTGCTCATTTTATTCTTGGCTCAAAAagattgaaatatattttaggtGCATCAGTTTTAGAAGAGGATCATACAG GGTCGTATATATGCGAAAAATTGGAAGCTGTAATTGAAGaatttaaacttgaaaataaaattcatattggTATttcaaataatgcaaaaaatatgacatttgcCATGAAAATTGCAGATTTTCCATCGTTTGGTTGTATGGCACATACAATTCATCTTATTGTACAAGAAAGCTTAGCGCCTTAtcaagaaataaaaactaaatgtagATCAATAGTTGGCCATTTTAAAAGATCAGAGCAAGCAtaccgaaaattaaaaaaaaacaagaaaaatgctCCTTGCCATTGCATCAACTTGTACAGGATGTTGATACAAGGTGTGCAGATTAATAAGTAG